A window of Coriobacteriia bacterium genomic DNA:
GGCCGCATGGGCGGCGGGCGGCTCGGCGACCGGCCCGCGCAGTACGCGATGTCCGGCCAGCAGGCACCGGGCGGCGCGCTCCCCGGCCAGCAGGGCACCGAGCAGCAGGGTCGCGGCATGATGGGCGCACCGAGCGCCGGCCAGGGTCAGGACCTCGAGCGTGACGACGACGGCTTCGAGCACGGCGGTCGTGGCGGGCATGGCGGTCGAGGCATGATGGGCGCCCCGAACGCCGGCGGCTCCGGCCAGACCACGTCCACCGCTCCGGCGGCTCCGGGCTGGTAGGAAGCACAATCGGCGGCCGCTCTCCCGCGCGGAGGGCGGCCGCCTGAGTGCTACTCTCACACCATGGCTGATCGCATCCACACGATCCTCGTCATCGAAGACGACCCCGCTGTCGCCGAAGGCCTCGTCGAAGGTATCGGCGGCGAGGGTTTCGACGTGCACTGGGAGTCGACGGGCGGCGGAGGAGTCGCGTGGGCCCGGGACAACTCCCCGAGCCTCATCGTTCTCGACGTGCGCCTCCCGGACGGCTCCGGCTTCGACTTCTGTCGCCAGATGCGACTCGCCGGCATGCGCCAGCCCATTCTCATGCTGACTGTCCAATCCGATGAGCTCGACAAGGTGCTCGGGCTTGAGATGGGTGCGGACGACTACCTCACCAAGCCCTACCGTCTGCGCGAACTCATCGCGCGTATCCGGTCGCTTCTGCGCCGCACCTACGGCGAGCTCTCGTCGATCGAAGCTGACATCCTGTACGTGGGCGACCTCGTCGTCGATCGCAACCGCGCCACCGTCACCCGCGACGGCAAGCCGATCGCGCTCACTCCCACGGAGTACCGCCTGCTCGTCTTCCTCGCCCAACATCCCGAGCAGGTCTTCTCGCGCACCCAGCTTCTCGAGAACGTGTGGGGCAGTGACGGCGAGTACTACGACGACAAGACCGTGAGCGTCCACGTACGGCGGCTTCGCGAGAAGATCGAGGTCGAGCCGAGCAACCCCAGGTTGCTGCTCACCGTCACCGGTATCGGCTACAGGCTCGCGACGTGAAGGCGACCATGCACAGCCGCTCGCTGCGGACACAACTCGCGCTCACGTACGCCGGTATCGCGTTACTCACGGCCGCTCTTCTCGGCGGGATACTGCTTGGCGTGCTGGGGAGCTACTATCGGCACGCCGAGGACGAGTACCTGAGGGCGAGTTCGCGGCTCATCGCGGGCAACCAGGTCACCGCCGGAAGCGCCGAGGACCTGAATCGATGGGTCCAGCTCGCCGCGCTCACCACGCAGACCCGAGTAAGGATCTACGACGACTCGCAGGTCCTTCGCGCGGACTCTGGGTCACCAAGCGCGCTCGACGCCGCGGGGCTCGTCGACAGAGGCGAGGGCCGTTCACCCTCCGAGCGGGGCGACCACGAGCGTCTTCCTCGGCCCCTTGGTGGTGGCATCTTCGGCGCGACGGCCGGCCCCGACAGGCTCGGCTCGCTCGGTCGCGCGCTGCGCTATCCGGTCGAGGGCACCAACCTCTTCGTCGACCTCTCAGAGGCGCCGGTATCGGGGAGTGAGGCCGTGGTCCTCGTCGCACAGGCGTGGGCACTCGCGGGCGCACTCGCGGTCGCACTTGCCGCACTCGCAGGCTACCTGCTCTCGTCGCGGATATCGCATCCGCTCGTCGCGCTCACCGAGGCGAGCGACCGCATGGCCGAGGGCGACCTGTCCGCGCGCGCTCCCGTGACTCGCAGCGACGAGTTCGGGCGTCTCGCCGACTCGTTCAACACCATGGCCGGCCGCGTTGAGACCACCGTCGGGTCGCTTCGGCGCTTCGTCGCGGATGCCGCTCACGAGATCGGCACCCCGCTCACAGCGCTCGAGGCGGACCTGGAGCTCGCCGAGAAGGCCGCGCAGACCGAGGACGAGCGCCGTCTCGTGCAGCGCGCCCTCGGCCAGGCGCGGCGGCTCGAAGCGCTCTCGCAGGGACTCCTGCGGCTCTCACGCATCGAGGCCGGGGAGTCGGTCGAGCTCACTCGCGTCGATGTGACCGCCGTCGTGCGCAGCGCACTCGACACCATCGCGTCCCGCGCCGAGCAGGCCGAACTCGCTCTCGATGTCGGCCCCATCGACGAGCCGCTACCGGTGACCGCCGACGAGGCGAAGCTGCAGGCGGTCGTCGACAGCCTGCTCGACAACGCCGTGAAGTTCACGCCCGCTGGAGGGCGCATCAGCGTCTCGGCGGTCCGAGAGGGCAGTGACGCGCTCATCTCGGTGGCCGACACGGGTGTGGGCATCCCGTTGGCGGAGCAGGAGATGGTCTTCTCGCGCTTCCACCGCGCGCGCAACGCCGCCGCGATCCCGGGCAGCGGCTTGGGGCTCGCGATCGTCAGTGCGACCGTCGAACGCTTCGGCGGCACCGTCAGATTCGCGAGTTCGGAAGCAGGCACCCGGTTCGAGGTGCGTTTGCCGCTCTAGCGAAGCTGGCTTGAGGCGCCTTGTGCTATGAGGGGTTCCGCTACTTCACGCGGATCGTCTGGCGCGAGGTGTACGCCTTGTTGTAGCCCAAACTCGCTGGTGCGTACCAGCGGTAGTAGTGCGTCGCACGCCTCGTCTTGCCGAAGCTCCTGGTCGCCTTGCCGGCGGCGCTCGTCTTGAGTGAGTAGGTGTTCTTCCACCGGGTCTTGCCGTTCGCGCTCGTCTGCAGGTAGATGCGCTTACCGCCGGCGAGCGTGCCATCCTTGTCGCGGACCGTCACCGAGAGGGTGTAGCGGGCGACGCCGCGCTTACGGGTGTACGTGCGCGACGACGTCGTGGGTGCGCGCGTGAGCGAAGGCGTCGTGACGAGTTTCGCTCGGTAGACCTGCCACGCCGTACCGTCCCACGCCCGCCAGACGATCCGGTCGCCCGAGACGAGGGCCTGGCTATGCTCGTTCGCATCGTTTGTCAGCTGCACCTCCGGACCGGTGCCGAAGGACTTGGTGAAGATCTGCTGGTCAGATCCAACGGATGAGACCCAGATGACTCTACTGCCAGAGATCTCGGGGCTGTAATGTCCTCGCGGACCACTCGTCAGAGTCATCGGCTGCGAATCGGTACCGACCTTCATGCCGTAGACCTGAGCAACACCTGTTGTGTCGTAGGCCCACCACACAACGCGGTCGCCTGACACCCTCGCCACTCGATGGTTCTGCATGTCCGTGGTGAGAGTGGTAGGCGACGAATCGGTGCCGACCTTGATCGTTTGGATCTGGGCCACAATCCCGTCGCTTGTGGACCAGATGATCCGATTGCCAGATACTCTCGGCTCAGCCTTGTCTTCGCCGCCGAAGGTCAACTGGGTGCCTGTGGTGTCGACGCCGACCTTG
This region includes:
- a CDS encoding HAMP domain-containing histidine kinase, which produces MHSRSLRTQLALTYAGIALLTAALLGGILLGVLGSYYRHAEDEYLRASSRLIAGNQVTAGSAEDLNRWVQLAALTTQTRVRIYDDSQVLRADSGSPSALDAAGLVDRGEGRSPSERGDHERLPRPLGGGIFGATAGPDRLGSLGRALRYPVEGTNLFVDLSEAPVSGSEAVVLVAQAWALAGALAVALAALAGYLLSSRISHPLVALTEASDRMAEGDLSARAPVTRSDEFGRLADSFNTMAGRVETTVGSLRRFVADAAHEIGTPLTALEADLELAEKAAQTEDERRLVQRALGQARRLEALSQGLLRLSRIEAGESVELTRVDVTAVVRSALDTIASRAEQAELALDVGPIDEPLPVTADEAKLQAVVDSLLDNAVKFTPAGGRISVSAVREGSDALISVADTGVGIPLAEQEMVFSRFHRARNAAAIPGSGLGLAIVSATVERFGGTVRFASSEAGTRFEVRLPL
- a CDS encoding response regulator transcription factor; translated protein: MADRIHTILVIEDDPAVAEGLVEGIGGEGFDVHWESTGGGGVAWARDNSPSLIVLDVRLPDGSGFDFCRQMRLAGMRQPILMLTVQSDELDKVLGLEMGADDYLTKPYRLRELIARIRSLLRRTYGELSSIEADILYVGDLVVDRNRATVTRDGKPIALTPTEYRLLVFLAQHPEQVFSRTQLLENVWGSDGEYYDDKTVSVHVRRLREKIEVEPSNPRLLLTVTGIGYRLAT